The nucleotide sequence TGAGGAGGTCACTAGCGACTGGGGTCTTAGCAGTTTTAGTTGAAGAGAAACCCAGAGAGCGAAGAGGAGGAGCCTAACATTTACTGGGCACCTACTTCGAGCCCTGCATTCCACATTTCCCGTCTCTGTGCTTCTCATGACCAGGGTACGAAGCAGGTGTAGGAGCCCCGTTAAAACAGTGAGGAAATTGAATCTTGGCTAGTGAGGTGGTTTTCCGCTTGAGGCTGAGTTGGGGGTTGAACTGGGTGTCTCTGACTCTTGCTGGCCCTTCCCAACAGGTGGTACTTTGGAAAGATGGGGAGGAAGGATGCAGAGAGGCAGCTGCTCTCCCCCGGGAACCCCCGAGGGGCCTTTCTTATTCGTGAGAGTGAGACTACCAAAGGTGGGGGCCTGGGAAGGGGCAACTGGGAGGTCCAGTTGTTAGGGTGGGGCTAGGAGCAATGGTGAGGGGCTTGGGTGAGGGCCTGGGCCCAGACCGGGactggggtggagggcagagatAGACTGGGACTGGGTTCCAGGGGGTGTGGCCATCCTACTGGGACCTCTGAACCTCCAAGATGGAGAGCAAGGAGGAAAACCGACTTGAAGGCGACCCTTGCCCACAGGTGGCTATTCCCTGTCCATCCGGGATTGGGACCAGGCCAGAGGTGACCATGTGAAGCATTACAAAGTCCGCAAGCTGGATACGGGTGGCTACTACATCACCACACGCGCCCAGTTCGACTCCGTGCAGGAGCTGGTGCAGCACTACATTGGTGAGGGCTGGCTTCCCGGGCTGGTGTGTGCTTTGGGTCCCCGAGCCAACCCGCTGAGAATTaggcccagagaaggaagggagccCCCAAAGCGGTAGTGGCTGGGGGCCGAACTGGAGCCCCAAGTGTTTGGGTTCCCAGCCCAGGATCCTGCTCGGTAGGATTCCGAAGGAAACAGGTGTGAGGCTGTCCCCGGCCGAAGGGCGCCCCCTACTGTCTAGCTGAGCAGGACGCTAAGAAGACCTGACTTGGAGGATAGGCTTTAGGGTTGAGAGGAAGCTGGGAATCAATGCCCAGGTTTCTGCTTTGGTTAGTTACAACAAAGGTGAGGTCCATGGAAGGGTGAGGGCCTCATGTCCACACCTCGGTCTCGAATCCCCAACTCCATTTCTACCTGTCAGAATCCCACCCAACTGGAGGCCACCTCCTGTAGGAAGGAAACCAAACCCTTCAGGGATCATCTCTCCCTCTTGGGGCCACCTCCTTCCCTGGGCACCAACATGGTCACCTACTCAGTGGGTCAGGTGGCCTTCTGCCCCAGCCTGTGACCTCACCTGTGGCCTAGTTTCTCTCCACTGACGGGGGAGGGGGGACGGTGACCGGGATGGGATGAGGAATGTGTGGGGCGTCCTGGCCTGCCTGTGACCTTCAACACCCCCCATCCCTGCTCCCCAGAGGTGAACGACGGGCTATGCCACCTGCTCACAGTGGCCTGCACCACCATGAAGCCGCAGACAATAGGCCTGGCCAAGGACGCTTGGGAGATCAGCCGCAGCTCCATCGCGCTCGAGCGCCGGCTGGGCACCGGCTGCTTCGGGGACGTGTGGCTGGGTACGGAGGTCCCGGGGGCGGCGCGAGGGCTTGGGACATCGGGGAGCGGTGCTGACGAGCCACGACCACATGGCAGGCATGTGGAACGGCAGCACGAAGGTGGCGGTGAAGACCCTGAAGCCGGGAACCATGTCCCCGAAGGCCTTCCTGGCGGAGGCGCAGATCATGAAGATGCTGCGGCACGACAAGCTGGTGCAGCTGTACGCCGTGGTGTCGGAGGAACCCATCTACATCGTGACCGAATTCATGTGCCACGGTGAGGGGCGGGGCGAGGAGGCGGAGTCTGGGGGGCGGGACTTGGGGCGAAGTTCAGAAGCCTGTctggggcgggaggtgggggggggggggagagggaccTGAGAGGCTACCTGTGATGGGACCGGAGACTTTGAAtaagagtcagagaaagagaccGAGATGAGTGAAACCAAGTGAGTCCTGAGAGTGGGGGCGGGTCCAAGTTTAGATAAGGGGGGCTGGGGGCGGAGCCTCGGTCGTGGGGTGGTGGGTCTCCCCTGGTGGGTGGGGCTTGGACGAATGAAGATCAAATCTGTGATGAGGAAGGATCTGGGGCGCAGTCTGAGTGGGGCGTGTTTAGGGGGACGGAGGAGGAGAAGAAACGAGCTGTAGGCAGGGTCTAGGTGTCTGTGGGAGCGAGTCCTGAGCGAGATCTGTGCGGGGTTGAAGCAGCTGGCTGACTCCTAGTGGAGGCGGGTCTAAGTGAgagggcggggggcagggggcggggccaaGTTGTGAGATGCGAACTGGGTGGGGCGGAGCCAAGTAAGGGAAGGCGGGCCTGGAGCTGGGGATGGTTTTGCTGCTATTTCTGAGTTCCTTTCCTCAGGTAGCTTGCTGGAGTTCCTCAAGGACCGGGAAGGCCAGGATTTGACACTGCCCCAGTTGGTGGACATGGCAGCCCAGGTAAACTGGAACAGCAACCTTTATTTCAGACTGCTCTCCTATTAACCTTCACAAATCCGTGTGCCCTCAAACACCTGCCCTACCCCGAGAAGTACATACAGTCCCATCCACTGGATCATCTGTGCGACCTGAGACAGGACACTGCccgtctctgagcctcagtctccttatctggAAAGTGGGGTTTTCAAGTGATCTCTCACACAAGCCATGGTGTTTCTGTTGCCATTTCTCCATAACTTGCTCCCTACCCCCCAGGTGGCTGAGGGCATGGCCTACATGGAACGCATGAACTATATCCACCGCGACCTGAGGGCAGCCAACATCCTTGTTGGGGAACGGCTGGTGTGCAAGATCGCTGACTTCGGGCTGGCCCGTCTCATTGAGGATGATGAGTACAACCCCCAGCAAGGTGCCGTGTCTCATCTGAACTTCCAAGAGCTCCCCGGCACACTAAGGGGCTGTCACAGGGCCCCACATATTCAGGAACCATTCCCTCCACTCCCAGAACATCTGGGATACTCCCATCCTGATGGAGTGGAAGAGGCAACTCTAGGTTTGCCCCACTCCTCTGCTTACTATCCaagtggccttgggcaagtcacctgacCTCTGTGAGCTGTTTTTTCTCAtagctaaaatgaaaatattcagagaaaaggAAGTCCAGAgatatttatcaagcacctaGTATACGCCAGGCACTACCGTAATTCTCAAGGGAAAGACAGTAGAGTGTAATAGTGGGAACTCTGTAGCCAGAATGTCTGGGAGTGAATCTGGAAGTGAATTTGAACACTTCAAAGCTATGTgatctgggcaagtcacttaactagTCAGTGCTTCCTTTTCGAAATCTGTATAATGAGGATAACAATAGTATCTACCTCgcagggtttttatttttgtgtgtgtgtgtgtgtgtgtgtgtgaggttaaatgagttaatgccTGTAAATCActttaaaacagtgcctggcaggggcaccttgctggcttggttggaagagcatgcaactcttgatttcagggtcgtgagtttctgaaagtttatttatttcagtaatctctacagcccacatggggctcgaactcacaacaccaagatcaaaagtcacaagCTCttctgacggagccagccaggcaccccaacatgcCATTCTCTTAATCCAGCTGTTCCAGGGACCTCCTCGATGactcccccttctctcccaaTCTCTCCAGGGGCCAAGTTCCCCATCAAGTGGACAGCCCCGGAGGCTGCTCTCTTCGGCAGATTCACCATCAAGTCAGATGTGTGGTCCTTTGGGATCCTGCTCACTGAACTCATCAGCAAGGGCCGAGTACCCTACCCAGGtttgctggggtggggaggtggagaaGGGTGGGCTGTCATGGGGACAGTTTTCTCCTGGTTGCCTCTTTGGAAGGGGCTAGGCCCCCTGATTGACAGAGCCTCTCCCTCCAGGCATGAATAACCGGGAAGTGTTGGAACAGGTGGAGCATGGCTACCACATGCCATGTCCCCCAGGCTGCCCAGCATCCCTGTACGAAGTCATGGAGCAGACCTGGCGTCTGGACCCAGAGGAGAGGCCCACCTTCGAGTACCTGCAGTCCTTCCTTGAGGACTACTTCACCTCCACAGAACCCCAATACCAGCCTGGGGATCAGACATAGCCTGTTTGGGCATTCACCACCTTTCTGGGGTGCCCACCAATCCCTTCCAGTCCCCAGGGCTCTGGTCCCAAAGCACCCAGGCTTAGAACCCTATAGGATCGTAGCATGTCAGAACAAACAGGTTGCTCTGACACCACCTAGGGCGCCCCACTCGTTTTAAGGATGGGGCCATTCCAGGCTTCGAGATCATCCCTCACTCTGGATGATCATCTCCCCAAGCACtatttctccccttcccacttAGGCTCCTACCTCTAGACTCTCTTCCCACGTCTCCCCCAAAAGAAATGCTCAGACTTTGTCTAGTtatttataaaattgtatatCCTTTCCATCACTTACCTCCTATCCCTGCTTTTTTACCATATCATCCCACCCTGGGTTCACCTCCTACTCAGTTCTCTTACGTCTGTAAGTTGCAAAGACAGGGAAAGTCTTTGCTGGATCCCTTTCCTGCTGGGTGGATGCTGTGGTCCAGGCCTGGGGTCAAAGCCCAGGGTGAGGGAGAGGCTTGCTGAGGATCCACCGCCTCTCTGAATCACGTGTGTGTTTATAGCTTTTTGTAAATAAGAAAAGTGACAATATGAATCCTTGAGCCATGAAAATCCCTTCTGTTAGGGGGAACGATGGCCAGAGGAAGGTAAGTGTGATTGCTTtggctgctgggaggagggggaggtgagAGCGTGCCCTAATGCCTACACTGAACACAGGGAACTCACAATGTGTTTGGGGGTACCCGGAGGTCTTGAGGCTTGTCCCCATGTGAGTTTAGGACAGGTTGAGAGATGGATACAGAAGATAGGCAACTGGAGCTCACGGAAGTGGCTTTCAGTCTGTGTGCTGTGGGTTTGTTAATTCCCTACTTGATTTCAGCAGATACATCCTTCATCACTGGCACAAGAGCAGAACTTATTAGGACTCTCTTGACAGGGGCGGTGGGGAAGACCACAGCAGACTCTCTGCAGCTCCCCAAGAAAAGGAtagaggggcggggcagggagagaggtctGAGAGCTAGTCTAGCTCATTGGATTTCACTCCAGGCAACTCTGACCCCTAGGGGATTTTAGGAGAGGATTGAAGGAAGTTTCGTTGGGTCACAAGGACTGGGGGCTCCTATTGGCATGTAGTGAGACAGGGATTGGGGGTACTAAACAACTCGCCAGGCACCTGAGCAATGAAGAATTGTCCCGTGTCCTTGCTGCTGCTGTGGGAGACTCTGGCCACTGATGTGCCTCCAGGTGGAAATAAAAGGAACAGGAATAAGGGTTCCCACCTGTCCCATCAGGAGGTCGTGCACTGCTGACTTCTGAAGGGAATggacagggttgggggtggggaagagtctGGGAGCTAGGAGTCACTGCAGCAACTGGCAGACAATTACTAAGCATTAACTCTGGGAAGGTCCCTTTGCTAGGCAGGACCCCAGACCTGTGTCTGTCCTGGAGGAGTTCACGGccaggatggggagaaaaaggaataataataactCACTTATTAAGCACTGCATGCCAGAATGTGTTTACATTCATCTTTTCATTTAATCCAGTTCTGAGTCTGGTTCTATGACTAGCCCCCATTGacgatgaggaaactgaggctctggggTTACATGGTgtaccaaggtcacacaggtgcATGGGACGGAGCTGGGACGTGAACCTAGGTCTCATACCAAGGCCCATGATTTTTCTAGACTCTGGGCTTTGGGAAGAGATCTGATCTATCCCAGGTAGATATTTGGAGGATACTCCCCCGTCTAGACATTTTTAGAAAGGTTCCCTGGAAATGCCTCCACGTTGAGTATCCTAAGGAAAGGGGACAAGGTGGCCAATGCAGGTTGAGTTCCCCGTGCTGAGCCGTCTTGGGGATCCCTGTATGGGAGCAGTAAGATGGAGAGAGGCCAAGAGGCTGCTGAGAGGCGTGGTTCCAAGGGTGGGATCCTTAGCTTTGCACACTCTAACTCAGGGGCCGTGGCTTCCCAAGAGCCTGTCTCCGGCGGACTAAACTCAAAGGAGTCTGACACACAAGCCAGAAGCCAAATGTGTCCGCCTCCATGGAGTAAGCAGATCAGAGCCCCGCCCTGGAGCTGCAGGCCTGGTGCGAAGCTTGCCTCCACCACTCACTCACTGTGTGACTTGGGGCAGGTTATTaatctctccaagcctcagtttcctcctctgtgaaatggcaATAAAATATTCAACTCGTATTCACCCTCTCTGTTACTACCACTTAAGATTACATATTCTCTGCTGGGCGTCCTGCTCAGCGCTTGCTGCCATTGAAACTTCACAGAACCCCATGAGGAGAAGGCTGTTGTATCTTCATTCTActaggaaggaaactgaggcacagtgaagTAAATAGTTTTAAGTAGTAGGGCAGGGGCTTGAACTAGGCCCTCTGACTCCATAATCGGTGTGCTTAATCCCTACAGCTCTTTCTCCTGGGACCAGAATATTCTTGCCTGTCCAACGGGGCTATACCTTGTACCTGGACACCTATTTAGTTTAAATGAAGGCCCAGCAGAATAGTGAACCTCTTGGAGTTGACTCTCGGTGCTCCGCAGCAGAGACCAGAGCCCACTGAGCTTGGAATCCCTGTTTCTACTGGTTCCTTACCCTCCCTCTAGTGCAGCCAAATGAATTTTCCCTTGCACCCCCTTTTCTGTGCATCCTTCTGTTCCCTTCAGATAGAGCACAATGCAATTGATTAGACCTCTGTTTTCTCAATTTCAATCACATCCTGGCCCTGCCTCCCTGAGATTACAGGCGGGTCACCTTGATTGTGGTTTCCACCGTTCACAAAACTCTTTAGTCATTTACAAAACCATCTCTCGCCTCATTCACTCCCCCACCTGGCTCTTCTCCTCTGTGATGCTTTGTGGGTTTTACTGGCTTAAGACTCAGAGGGCAATTTTATTTCCAAGTTCGTGGTGGGGGAGAAGGACACCTAATTGATGAATGCTGGGTGTTTCACAGACATCATCTAATTTGATCCCCACTACGAGGCTGTGCAGAAATGTGATTATTCCCATTGTacaaaagaggaaatgaagaCTCCGAGAGGCTTCagcatttgcccaaggtcacacagctggatggcagagtcagaatttgaaccctTGCACTTCAAAGTCTCATGCAATCACACTGTGTCCTAGTCTCTTATTTAATGGAGCAGCACGGAAACATATAATACCAACCTAGAGTCAAGTTCGGGGAGGGCATAGTGCAGATGAGTCTGGAGCAGCCCCATATATGCCGAGGGTTATATTCATAAAAGAACCAAATCATTTAGTAATTTTGCACACATTTACTGATGTCTCCTATAAGCTAGTCCTGACCAGGAGGCAGAGCAGTAAATGATTACAACACTTAGGGGCAAGGTCAGTCTGGAGGCCAAGGGAGACTTCTTGGAGGATGTGAAAGAAAAGTCTGCCTGATGAAGCAGCCAGAGGGTGAGATCATCTCACATGgggggaacagcatgtgcaaggGCTCAGAGATATGGTAGAGCAAGGCCAAGTCAGGCAAGTGCAAATAATTATGTATGGGAGGATTGAGGGTGCAGATGAGGCATGGAAAAAGGTTGGGAGTCAGAGGCAAAAGCAGAAGGGTCAGAAATCCAAGAGGTATGACCCCTGAGTCATGGAGAAAAGTCACAGAAGAAATCTGGGGGGTGGCCAGGACTTATTGGGGGTACCTATACTGGATCCTATTGTTTTGGTACTGAGTTGGGTGGACCTACTATCTACTCCagttctctccccctccccattttacacacacacacacacacacacacacacacacacacacacacccacccccccagctCCGGGACCGTCCTACAGCGATGTCCATACTCCCTCCAGTGTCCATTTTGGGTACTACATCCAGAACTCCAGGAAACTTTCCCCTGGGATGGGAAGACTAGGTCCCTTTTGGAACTTCCCACCAGAGGATGGGAGTTTCCTGCTCTCTTAATGGTAGTGAGGAGAATAGGACAGGCACAGGCTGAAAATGATGATAAAGGTGTGTAGGAGAAAAGGGTCCGGTCCTAATTCAGCTGGACAGGAGGAAGTCAGGAAGGCTTCTCAGTGGAGGTGTTTTTTCACCAGAAACTTGCAAAGGGAGTAAAAGTTTGCTTggtaaagaaggaagagaaggacatTCCAGACTTGACAGAATTAAGTGAGCTCAGAGGGGACCATGCAGGGAGTTACAATTAGGTAGGTGTGACAGGAGTGTAAAATTTGAGGGGCATTAGTGGCTAAAGATGAAGATAACCAGGTAGGTTACCATGCGGCATGTCTGCCGTGCCTTCGGGCTAGGATTCTAAGCTGTGGATAATGGGAAGCCACAGGATTTTGAGCAAAGGAGTAACAAAGTCAGATTCATTTTTCAGAATGAACCCTCTGGTGACCAATGCAGAGGAGGAATGTGAGGGGAAGAGGTAGGAGAGGAATATACCTCGTGATACAAAGACCCACACCAGGTCccaataatagaaggatgcataGCTTTGACCAGGTCTGTGAGCCATACACATCGATATAAGTGATGTGACCTCCAGACATGTCCGTGGGATCCCAGGCTGAGCACCCACAGACAAATAAATCCAGAGTAATACACACTCAGATGCATAACTCAGGTCCATGAGCCCAAGGGAAACCAAGGACATACAATTACCTCCAGACACAGGCTGACAGTGAGAACCACACATACCATACCCTGACAGACCCAGAAATTCTCACgcgcatgctctccctctctctctctctctcacacacacacacacacacacacacaacacacacacacacacacacacacagtgtggcTGTCAAGGGCCCTACCCTGCCCCCTTCTGtgtccccatcctcccacccctgtccttcACCACCTCCAGCAGGAACAAAGCTGACCTTTGccctctggcctctggcctctcctcccacaccccctgcccaGAGGGAGGAGCTGTTTGAAGTCTGGGCTGCAGCTGGGGTTTCCTGTTGCCTGGAGGAATGTGGGAggacatggggggtgggggaggctagCCCAGGAGGAGGGATAATGGGGGCCCTGGGGCCTCGGGGCCTTAGTTCCCACTGTACCATTATGAGGAGGGGCTTCCTGCTTCCAGGGTCTCTAGGGCCCCAGTTCTGAGCTGTTCCCATCCTGAGGAGGGGAAGACCGAGGCCCTAAAGGCTCTAGTCCATTTGGTCTCTTGATTGCTGGATTGGTAGCTCAGAGGCTTAGAAGAGTCCCTCaacctctctcagcctcagtttctccttctgtgGACTAGGCTGAACCACTCTCTAGCAACCCATACCTCCCCTGAGGTGAGCTCCAAAAGTGGGGCTAGCCCTAGAATTTCTGTATTCCGGGAAGGCAGTGCCCATGCCCACCCAAGGCTCacttccctctgccttttccatgATCCCCAAGGGCCTGGCTCCAGGCTGAGGTGACCTCTCAGTTACTGTCATTGTTATTCTCATGACTCAGTCCCTCAGCTCGCCCTTGCCAGTTTTCAAAGTGCTCTCACATCCTTGTATTCAGTAAATCTCCACAGCCCTGCCTGTAAGACAGGGAAGGGATTACTCCTCTATCTTACACGCAGGAGAACTGTGAGACTCGGAAAGATGAAGATGCAGGCTCTCCCGGAACAGCAGGTCTTCTCCTTCAAGCCTGCCTTCTGGGGGAGCTTAGAGCTCCCGTGCCCAGCCAGTGGGGTCTCTGACGCTATTTCTGAGGACCGGGTAGCCCCCCTTTTAGACTGCAGCTATCGGAACAGTTGTGGAGATTCGACACTAGGTGGCAGCAGCAGCCCACGGGAAGAATCTGCCCGAGTTCGTCTGCGaagcccgcccccccaccccccaacccgaCATAATTTAGAGAAGCTCCAAGAGAAAGACCAGCCTCTAAATGACGGGGAAAACCCGGTAATGCCTGGTGTCCCACTATGCTCAGTATTTTAGGGGTCAATAGTAGCCACCCTGTCCAGCTGAGACAGCCTGGATGGAAGGCACGTGCTTGGAAAACACAACCTAACTTCTCTTACTCTCTCATTCCAGGTGCCACGGTCCACCCAGCTGGTCTTGCCCTCTGTGCCTCATCACTAAATCTCTCCCCTCTTGGGACTTTCCCAAATTCCTCTTCATCTCAATCTACCTCGGGCTTCCCATTTTCCCTAAAACACCCAACTTCCTCCCAAAACTTGGATCAGACTAGGTAGGATCTTCATGCTCTGGGGCAAAGCCTAAGGACTCTTGTCCTTATGTCATGTATGTCCCCAGCAGGTATGTCATGAAGGTGAGGGTCggggtgtgtggggtggggagaaaggggagcctctTCCACCTTCCCAATGTTAAAGTATCTGCCATGGGGTACCAGCTAGAGCAAGATGCCAAAGCCTCACTTATTTGCAATAACTTTAGATTCAGGCTTTGGACCCAAAAATGCCCCCTAACAACTTAAACCACTGCTTTCATTGATATCTGACCTCATAATACTTCCCATCCAATGAAGAAATCTCTGAACCCACGGTTTGCCTACAAAGAGGAGCTGCTTCCTATTGGGGGCCTCTCCAGCTGGCCATGCCAGCCCCCTGATGCCAGATAAACAGGTGGACTGTTTACACTGTTTAGAACCCTAGATCTCTCTCACTGCTGCTGCCTTCCTAGCCCCGCCTCCATCAAAGGGCCGAGAGAGAGTGCTCCCCAGAACCCTCTTCTTTTGCCCTTTGAGGTTTTAGATTGTCCTAAAGGAGGtgcttgggagagggagaggtgtaGCAAAGGTGTAGGGAAGGAGAGGTGTAAGGGTGACAAGGCAGTTGTAGTTGGAG is from Meles meles chromosome 1, mMelMel3.1 paternal haplotype, whole genome shotgun sequence and encodes:
- the FGR gene encoding tyrosine-protein kinase Fgr, coding for MGCVFCKKLEPGLKEDVGLESDFRGNGAADRYGPDPTQAQTVSSFAHIPNYNFSTQSTSPAFLDGSTIRGISGTGVTLFVALYDYEARTEDDLPFTKGEKFHILNNTEGDWWEARSLSSGQTGYIPSNYVAPVDSIQAEEWYFGKMGRKDAERQLLSPGNPRGAFLIRESETTKGGYSLSIRDWDQARGDHVKHYKVRKLDTGGYYITTRAQFDSVQELVQHYIEVNDGLCHLLTVACTTMKPQTIGLAKDAWEISRSSIALERRLGTGCFGDVWLGMWNGSTKVAVKTLKPGTMSPKAFLAEAQIMKMLRHDKLVQLYAVVSEEPIYIVTEFMCHGSLLEFLKDREGQDLTLPQLVDMAAQVAEGMAYMERMNYIHRDLRAANILVGERLVCKIADFGLARLIEDDEYNPQQGAKFPIKWTAPEAALFGRFTIKSDVWSFGILLTELISKGRVPYPGMNNREVLEQVEHGYHMPCPPGCPASLYEVMEQTWRLDPEERPTFEYLQSFLEDYFTSTEPQYQPGDQT